A window of Pseudodesulfovibrio sp. JC047 contains these coding sequences:
- a CDS encoding FeoA family protein — MSQDFCLRKAKVNQKLKIKTVAAEGELGRRIRDMGLISGTEVHVIGKAPLKDPVALRLKDFTLTLRNSEADHITVTLLED, encoded by the coding sequence ATGTCTCAAGATTTTTGTTTAAGAAAAGCCAAGGTCAACCAGAAACTCAAAATTAAAACCGTTGCGGCCGAGGGGGAACTCGGAAGACGCATTCGGGATATGGGATTAATCTCCGGTACCGAAGTCCATGTCATTGGCAAAGCACCGCTCAAGGACCCCGTTGCCCTGCGACTCAAGGATTTTACCTTGACCCTTCGCAATAGCGAAGCCGATCATATTACTGTCACGCTGTTGGAGGACTAA
- a CDS encoding FeoB-associated Cys-rich membrane protein, with the protein MIDTLLAIGIVIIAAFFVGRRLVRQFRTTGASCGCAGCGQAGSCSSIQNKPHSKGCPGSH; encoded by the coding sequence ATGATAGACACACTTCTTGCCATTGGCATCGTCATTATTGCTGCGTTTTTCGTTGGACGTCGGCTTGTCCGACAGTTTAGGACTACGGGTGCTTCCTGCGGTTGTGCGGGATGCGGACAGGCTGGCTCATGCTCCAGCATTCAAAACAAACCACACTCGAAAGGTTGTCCAGGCTCTCACTAA
- a CDS encoding glycosyltransferase family 9 protein, translating to MNDITNIAPQRILACQLRQIGDVVLATPSFRLLKERYPEAKLDVLTEKKCASVLENNPHINHVWTIDKKALRNPLTALRYYRKVGKSGYDLIVDFQQLPRCKWVVRFSDAPVRLTFTPPWYNRHLYSHWSTPLNGYAAKCKASVLRPLGIEWNGEPPEVFFTDAEKQWASEFVQSQGMQAHQFVTIDPSHRRITRKWPERHFAGLIKLIHAQYPKLKFFILYGPGELPVAEEVGRLAGEGVVISQKMLSLREMAAVQSQATLHIGNCSAPRHLAVAVNTPSLVIHGATGLGWKYPSDEHVSVDKGLPCHFCNKNQCKTRECLETFHPEECIDEALRLIGNRLDTHNEDEG from the coding sequence ATGAACGATATTACGAATATAGCCCCTCAAAGGATTCTCGCCTGTCAACTTCGGCAAATCGGCGATGTTGTTCTCGCCACCCCTTCTTTCAGGCTTCTCAAGGAACGATACCCCGAAGCCAAACTTGACGTATTGACCGAAAAGAAATGCGCATCGGTGCTTGAAAACAACCCACACATCAACCATGTCTGGACCATTGACAAAAAGGCCTTGAGAAATCCTCTCACCGCACTTCGTTATTACCGAAAAGTCGGCAAGAGTGGGTATGATCTTATTGTGGATTTCCAACAACTTCCACGATGCAAATGGGTTGTCCGCTTCTCGGATGCTCCAGTCCGCCTGACCTTCACGCCTCCATGGTATAATCGTCATCTCTATAGCCATTGGAGCACTCCACTCAACGGGTATGCGGCGAAATGCAAGGCAAGCGTACTGCGTCCGCTGGGGATCGAATGGAATGGAGAACCGCCTGAAGTCTTTTTCACCGATGCCGAAAAACAGTGGGCCTCAGAATTCGTCCAGTCTCAGGGGATGCAGGCACACCAGTTCGTGACGATTGACCCTAGCCACCGACGTATCACCCGCAAATGGCCAGAACGCCATTTTGCAGGACTCATCAAACTCATCCACGCTCAGTATCCAAAGCTGAAATTCTTCATTTTATACGGTCCGGGAGAACTGCCAGTCGCTGAAGAAGTCGGCAGACTTGCTGGAGAAGGTGTGGTCATTTCACAAAAAATGCTTTCTCTCCGAGAGATGGCCGCAGTGCAATCACAGGCCACCCTGCACATCGGCAACTGTTCCGCCCCCCGCCACCTTGCAGTCGCGGTCAACACACCCTCACTGGTCATTCACGGTGCCACCGGATTGGGCTGGAAATACCCCTCTGATGAACATGTCAGCGTAGACAAAGGTCTTCCGTGCCATTTCTGCAACAAAAACCAATGCAAGACCCGTGAATGCCTAGAAACATTTCACCCGGAAGAATGTATTGATGAGGCGCTCCGTTTGATCGGGAATAGACTCGATACACATAATGAGGATGAAGGATAA
- a CDS encoding hybrid sensor histidine kinase/response regulator produces the protein MPTEKILLVEDDAIARLDIQVALERAGYGVAGYAASGEKAIEMTDSLSPDLVLMDIQLEGAMDGVEAAREILRKFDVPVIYLTVLVDEDTLHWAKTTGPLGYLVKPVDHNELKAAIEIGLYRHQMERELRKAKREAEAASRAKTSFLATVSHELRTPMNGVLGMTELLLMSDLGDPYRENVRLIRESSMSLLSVLNQIIDYSKMEASSLSVRNMDFRLEDLVTGLVSQYSRTAMAKEIALTSSIAPETPSWIKGDSPKIRQILGNLINNAVKFTANGQVLVDVAPLVEEVPSGRDEQEKTVAIQILIQDTGIGIPSAQLTDIFESFNLAEDHLCHATGGLGLGLAIVSRLVTVLGGTITCSSEEGVGSTFSVILPCLRSRYEDQAPSTFVLGDQSPLKGARVLVVEDDLVNQRYIIRLLEKMGCNVVLAENGADAIEALKERPFDIIFMDVEMPTMNGIEATRRIRKPETGCLNPDVPIVALTARAMWGDEQRCLQVGMDDYVAKPVDVDTIAAIIQSILNHE, from the coding sequence ATGCCGACAGAGAAGATTCTGCTTGTGGAAGACGACGCCATAGCCCGATTGGATATTCAGGTCGCCCTGGAGCGGGCTGGATATGGTGTCGCCGGGTATGCCGCAAGTGGAGAAAAAGCAATTGAGATGACGGACTCATTGAGCCCGGATCTTGTGCTTATGGATATTCAGCTTGAAGGCGCCATGGATGGTGTTGAGGCCGCTCGGGAAATACTTCGGAAGTTTGATGTCCCGGTCATTTATCTGACCGTTTTGGTTGATGAAGACACGCTGCACTGGGCAAAAACTACAGGGCCCTTGGGGTACTTGGTCAAACCTGTCGATCACAATGAGTTGAAGGCTGCGATCGAAATAGGACTGTACAGGCACCAGATGGAGCGCGAGCTTCGTAAGGCCAAACGTGAGGCCGAGGCCGCAAGCCGGGCCAAAACATCTTTTTTGGCAACAGTGAGTCATGAGCTTCGGACACCCATGAATGGGGTCTTGGGCATGACGGAGTTGTTGCTCATGTCGGATCTCGGAGATCCGTATCGGGAAAATGTCCGATTGATTCGAGAGTCGTCCATGTCGCTGTTGTCTGTGTTGAACCAGATCATCGATTATTCGAAAATGGAGGCCAGCTCTCTTTCTGTACGGAACATGGATTTTCGTTTGGAAGATCTTGTCACCGGGCTTGTGTCCCAATATTCGCGGACGGCCATGGCAAAGGAAATTGCTTTGACGTCGTCCATTGCTCCTGAAACGCCGAGTTGGATCAAGGGGGATTCTCCGAAAATTCGGCAGATTTTGGGGAATCTCATCAATAATGCCGTGAAGTTTACGGCGAACGGGCAGGTCTTGGTGGATGTTGCGCCGTTGGTTGAAGAGGTGCCCTCAGGGCGTGATGAACAGGAGAAGACCGTCGCAATTCAGATTTTGATTCAGGATACTGGTATCGGTATCCCCTCGGCTCAATTGACCGATATCTTCGAGAGTTTCAATTTGGCCGAGGACCATCTCTGTCACGCGACTGGTGGATTGGGGTTGGGATTGGCCATTGTCAGTCGGTTGGTCACTGTTCTTGGGGGGACGATCACGTGCTCCAGCGAAGAAGGAGTAGGAAGTACCTTTTCCGTGATTTTACCCTGTCTTCGAAGCCGGTATGAGGACCAGGCTCCGTCCACATTTGTTCTTGGGGATCAGTCGCCACTCAAGGGCGCACGCGTTCTCGTCGTTGAAGATGATCTGGTCAATCAACGGTATATCATCAGGCTGCTTGAAAAAATGGGGTGCAATGTCGTTCTGGCAGAAAATGGGGCTGATGCGATTGAGGCCCTCAAGGAACGACCCTTTGATATTATTTTTATGGATGTGGAAATGCCGACCATGAATGGCATTGAGGCAACTCGGCGTATTCGCAAGCCGGAGACCGGATGCTTGAACCCAGACGTGCCGATTGTGGCTTTGACGGCCCGGGCCATGTGGGGCGATGAACAGCGGTGTCTTCAAGTGGGAATGGATGATTACGTTGCCAAACCCGTGGATGTTGATACAATAGCCGCAATTATCCAATCGATTTTAAACCATGAATAG
- a CDS encoding AI-2E family transporter — protein sequence MSTNKNPVPLLDGGIYKVFFLLLFSLSLYLGFSLIAPFLHTLLFSTVLAVLFAPVFVWALRICKGQRTLASVMTVSIIVFALILPMAFLFMALIGQGVESLVSLNQWVAQGLYKSHLSLDMLDKYVDMLNQELPFLRIDEVDIQASFIEYSRQFAQGMLSFGTDLVRNGTKFILHFLLMVFILFYFLRDGVKMVKYLKHLSPLRSRQEDYIIDSLKRVSRGVLMGCLLVAVLQGIAGGVGLAIVGIPAFFWGAMMALSSLIPVIGTGLVWVPAVIYLFLVGDWKMALFLGLYCGIFVVGIDTILRPIFMREAARVSTFYILLAILGGVYSFGMLGIFYGPLILSFVMVMLQIYIEEYAEDLKKSEECD from the coding sequence ATGAGCACTAACAAGAACCCGGTCCCTTTGCTGGACGGAGGAATCTACAAGGTCTTTTTTCTGCTGCTTTTTTCACTGTCCCTCTATTTGGGGTTTTCCTTGATCGCGCCCTTTTTGCATACGTTGCTATTTTCCACGGTCCTTGCTGTCCTTTTTGCGCCAGTGTTCGTGTGGGCTCTCAGAATTTGCAAGGGACAGCGGACCCTCGCATCCGTCATGACGGTCAGCATCATTGTTTTTGCCTTGATTCTACCCATGGCGTTTCTCTTTATGGCTCTTATCGGGCAGGGCGTGGAGTCGCTTGTTTCCTTGAATCAATGGGTGGCGCAAGGGCTGTACAAATCGCATCTCAGTCTTGATATGCTGGATAAATATGTTGATATGCTGAACCAGGAATTGCCATTTTTACGGATAGACGAAGTTGATATCCAGGCAAGCTTTATTGAATATTCCAGACAGTTTGCTCAGGGGATGCTTTCTTTCGGGACAGACTTGGTCAGAAATGGCACGAAATTTATCCTGCATTTTCTGCTGATGGTGTTCATTCTGTTCTATTTCCTGCGAGACGGTGTGAAGATGGTCAAGTATCTCAAGCATCTGTCTCCCTTGAGAAGTCGCCAGGAAGACTACATCATCGATTCGCTCAAACGAGTGTCCCGTGGAGTCCTTATGGGGTGTCTGCTCGTGGCCGTGTTACAGGGCATTGCCGGTGGAGTCGGTTTGGCCATTGTCGGGATTCCCGCCTTTTTCTGGGGGGCCATGATGGCGTTGTCCTCCTTGATTCCGGTGATAGGAACCGGATTGGTCTGGGTGCCGGCTGTCATTTACCTTTTCTTGGTTGGTGATTGGAAAATGGCGTTGTTTTTGGGGTTGTATTGCGGAATTTTCGTGGTTGGAATCGATACGATCCTTCGACCCATTTTTATGCGTGAAGCGGCTCGAGTTTCCACATTCTATATTCTTTTGGCCATTCTCGGCGGCGTCTATTCTTTTGGTATGCTCGGTATCTTTTATGGTCCGCTTATCTTGAGTTTCGTCATGGTCATGCTGCAAATCTATATTGAGGAATATGCCGAAGACCTCAAGAAGTCCGAGGAATGTGACTAA
- a CDS encoding MltA domain-containing protein, protein MSPQPVLDGQPTYVPLEADEAEDRANTLSGHMQGLESWTDLKPALERSLRYIRSRPADTVCVDQPGLRLTWAQLGESVTELLGMLEALDEDIDLVAERFQWFKLAPRTLLTGYYEPWLDASLTQDEKYAYPMYGVPDDLQTSRLGAFHPRWKGESLVYRMGENGIEPYYDRTAIDRDGALAGRGHEIAWGADRVDVFFLQIEGSGRLAFPDGSAKHILYAGKNGRQYVSIGRLLIDQGYIPKEAMSMQRIRSFLEEHPEKIEEILYANPSYVFFRLADEGPYGSFGNILTPRVSVAVDRTMIPLGSVLALKTSLLATDGTTEPFMSLVLAHDTGGAIKGTRMDLFCGSGEDAAYVAGHLQADSEVFMLVSKKVLSATSEAKN, encoded by the coding sequence ATGTCCCCGCAACCGGTACTGGACGGGCAACCGACGTATGTTCCGCTTGAGGCGGATGAGGCCGAGGATCGTGCCAATACATTGTCCGGACATATGCAGGGACTGGAGTCCTGGACCGACCTTAAACCGGCATTGGAGCGGAGTCTGCGATATATTCGTTCTCGACCTGCTGACACCGTGTGTGTGGATCAACCGGGATTGCGATTGACATGGGCGCAACTTGGCGAGTCCGTGACCGAACTGCTTGGGATGTTAGAGGCATTGGATGAAGATATCGACCTCGTTGCCGAACGGTTTCAGTGGTTTAAGCTTGCGCCTCGAACACTCTTGACCGGGTATTATGAGCCGTGGTTGGATGCCTCTCTGACTCAGGATGAAAAATACGCGTATCCGATGTATGGGGTGCCTGATGACCTTCAGACGTCCCGTTTGGGGGCTTTCCATCCTCGATGGAAAGGAGAGTCTTTGGTCTATCGAATGGGTGAAAATGGGATTGAACCGTATTATGATCGTACCGCCATTGATCGGGACGGTGCTCTGGCTGGCCGTGGGCATGAAATTGCGTGGGGAGCGGATCGTGTCGATGTCTTTTTCCTTCAGATCGAAGGGTCAGGGCGGTTGGCTTTCCCCGATGGAAGCGCCAAGCATATTTTGTATGCGGGAAAGAATGGTCGTCAATACGTCTCAATTGGCCGTCTGCTCATAGATCAGGGATATATTCCGAAAGAAGCAATGAGTATGCAGCGTATCCGTTCGTTTTTGGAGGAGCATCCCGAGAAGATCGAAGAGATTTTGTACGCCAATCCGAGCTATGTCTTTTTCCGATTGGCCGATGAAGGGCCGTATGGTTCATTTGGGAATATTTTGACGCCACGGGTCAGTGTGGCTGTGGACCGGACCATGATTCCACTGGGGAGTGTGCTTGCGTTGAAAACGTCTTTGCTCGCCACTGATGGAACAACAGAGCCGTTCATGTCATTGGTGCTGGCCCATGATACGGGCGGTGCCATCAAGGGCACACGGATGGATTTGTTTTGTGGGTCCGGCGAAGATGCCGCGTATGTGGCGGGACATCTCCAGGCCGATTCCGAAGTCTTCATGCTGGTGAGTAAAAAGGTGCTCTCAGCGACATCCGAAGCCAAAAATTGA
- a CDS encoding type II toxin-antitoxin system HicB family antitoxin — translation MQYVGLFEKDKQGYSVTFPDFPACTTCGETMDEAVDHAHEALAMFVEFLVEEGTTLPEPSDKKAIMAQAAHSSKKAINITVKGDGSDFEEFELVMHSHLLARIEKCCRKNNISPADFLAMAARKALDSAEFAG, via the coding sequence ATGCAGTATGTCGGATTATTTGAGAAGGACAAGCAGGGCTATTCGGTGACTTTTCCGGATTTTCCCGCATGTACAACGTGCGGGGAGACGATGGATGAGGCCGTGGACCATGCGCATGAGGCGTTGGCCATGTTTGTTGAGTTTTTGGTTGAAGAAGGCACGACGTTGCCAGAGCCTTCTGACAAGAAAGCAATCATGGCGCAGGCGGCTCATTCATCCAAAAAAGCCATTAATATAACGGTCAAAGGGGATGGCAGTGATTTTGAAGAGTTCGAACTCGTCATGCATTCCCACCTGTTGGCACGGATCGAGAAATGTTGCCGGAAAAATAATATTTCCCCGGCTGATTTTTTGGCCATGGCCGCGAGAAAGGCGCTTGATTCGGCGGAGTTTGCCGGTTGA
- a CDS encoding DUF922 domain-containing Zn-dependent protease: MRRLMLVLFILLFGVSTACADVVKTVSTEYYPVDGHDPKNIFDNLKHHSPLNEGSSTYQAHTRTDLRYSFKWRHRGKQCSPEQVTVYLHLTYLYPKLIHSVDYATRKWWKKFMIKLEEHELIHGEISIKAAHELDDVLEAFPPTDCASFKEVVKRRATRILDRMKRDQQDYDKLTQHGLKQERNMGRYPR, encoded by the coding sequence ATGCGCCGTTTAATGCTGGTATTGTTCATACTCCTCTTTGGAGTCTCGACCGCCTGTGCCGACGTCGTCAAGACCGTCAGCACAGAGTATTATCCCGTGGACGGCCATGATCCGAAAAACATTTTCGACAACCTGAAACACCATTCCCCGCTCAATGAGGGCAGCTCAACCTATCAGGCGCACACTCGCACGGATCTCAGATACAGTTTCAAATGGAGACACCGGGGGAAACAGTGTTCTCCCGAACAGGTAACGGTCTATCTTCACCTGACCTATCTGTATCCGAAGCTCATTCATAGCGTAGATTATGCAACCCGAAAATGGTGGAAGAAATTCATGATCAAACTGGAAGAACATGAACTCATCCATGGGGAAATTTCGATCAAGGCAGCACACGAACTCGACGATGTATTGGAAGCGTTTCCGCCAACTGATTGCGCTTCTTTCAAGGAAGTCGTCAAACGACGTGCAACACGAATTCTGGACCGAATGAAACGCGATCAACAGGACTATGACAAGCTGACACAGCACGGCTTGAAACAAGAAAGAAACATGGGGCGATACCCCCGATAA
- a CDS encoding ABC transporter ATP-binding protein, whose protein sequence is MARNVELHSMTNRYLLKRSVGYFAPYKGRVIIAVLAMLLYAPIAPALAWLTKFVTDEVLIAKDIHMLKLCIFGFATLIILKGTLQLGQVYVMNATGVLVLRDLRHDLFRKIIRLPMPYFAESEIGMLMSRIVSDVVAVRVCLPSGIMFVRQIFTLVGLIGTTIYLDSYLAFWSLIVMPIAIYPFVFFGQKIRKYGRKMQAELSGINVVLEESFSGIKVIKAFANERREQGKFNKENNSLTRMIIRRILYSEGSSRIMDFIAAIAGGTVLWVGGTRVINGLMSPGDLTAFLVCLVQLYDPIKKLNASNHQIQGGLAGAERVFDILDSPEILEEKDGDIAFNGKLETLEFNNVSFTYPNTEEPAITDLSLSIKAGQRVAIVGPSGSGKTTLVNLIPRFYLAQQGDIRINGTPLQAYTLDSLRLNLGLVSQETFLFNASVTENIAYAQDEYEMGTVQQAAQGAFAHEFIMQMPEGYDTLVGEGGVKISGGQKQRLTIARAIMKNPSLLILDEATSALDTESERIVQKALDNLIEDRTSIVIAHRLSTIMSADVIVVMEKGHIVAQGKHEELLETCPLYKRLYQMQFENLCDSEDE, encoded by the coding sequence TTGGCCCGAAACGTAGAACTTCATTCCATGACCAACCGATACCTGCTCAAACGCAGTGTCGGATATTTTGCTCCATACAAAGGACGCGTCATTATAGCCGTTCTTGCCATGCTTCTATATGCCCCGATTGCCCCGGCGCTGGCCTGGTTAACAAAATTTGTAACTGACGAAGTCCTGATTGCCAAAGATATCCACATGCTCAAGCTGTGTATATTCGGCTTTGCAACGCTCATCATCCTCAAAGGAACCCTCCAATTAGGACAGGTCTATGTCATGAACGCCACTGGCGTTTTGGTCTTGCGAGACTTACGACACGATCTGTTTCGAAAAATCATTCGTCTCCCAATGCCCTATTTCGCGGAAAGTGAAATCGGTATGCTGATGAGTCGCATTGTATCTGATGTCGTGGCAGTCAGGGTATGCTTGCCGAGTGGGATCATGTTTGTCCGCCAGATCTTCACGCTGGTCGGTCTCATCGGCACAACGATTTACCTTGATTCCTATCTGGCTTTCTGGAGCTTGATCGTTATGCCAATAGCCATATATCCCTTTGTCTTCTTCGGACAAAAGATCCGTAAATATGGACGAAAAATGCAGGCCGAACTTTCAGGTATCAACGTTGTTCTCGAAGAAAGCTTCTCTGGCATCAAGGTCATCAAGGCCTTTGCCAATGAACGCCGGGAGCAGGGAAAATTCAACAAGGAAAACAACAGCCTGACACGAATGATTATCCGCCGTATCCTGTACAGTGAAGGATCTTCCAGAATCATGGATTTCATCGCCGCGATTGCTGGCGGGACCGTTCTCTGGGTTGGCGGTACGCGTGTCATCAACGGACTGATGTCGCCGGGCGATCTCACCGCTTTTCTCGTCTGTCTTGTCCAGTTGTATGATCCGATCAAAAAACTCAACGCTTCCAACCATCAAATCCAGGGAGGCCTCGCCGGTGCCGAACGCGTTTTCGACATCCTTGATTCACCTGAAATTCTTGAAGAAAAAGATGGAGACATTGCATTTAACGGCAAGCTCGAAACACTGGAATTCAACAATGTCAGCTTCACCTATCCGAATACGGAAGAGCCCGCGATCACAGACCTGTCTCTGTCCATCAAGGCTGGACAAAGGGTAGCCATTGTCGGTCCCAGCGGTTCGGGCAAAACAACACTGGTCAACCTGATTCCCCGATTCTATCTGGCCCAACAAGGTGACATCAGAATCAATGGAACACCGCTCCAAGCGTATACGCTAGACAGCCTGCGTCTCAACCTTGGTCTGGTCTCACAGGAGACGTTCCTTTTCAACGCCTCTGTGACGGAAAACATCGCGTATGCGCAGGATGAATACGAAATGGGAACGGTGCAACAGGCGGCCCAGGGAGCATTTGCCCACGAATTCATCATGCAAATGCCCGAAGGCTACGACACCCTCGTCGGTGAAGGTGGTGTCAAGATATCCGGCGGACAGAAACAGCGTCTGACCATTGCCCGGGCCATCATGAAAAACCCGAGCTTGCTCATTCTGGACGAAGCGACCAGTGCATTGGATACCGAATCCGAAAGAATTGTCCAAAAGGCCTTGGACAACCTGATTGAGGACAGAACGTCCATTGTCATTGCGCACAGGTTATCGACGATCATGTCCGCAGATGTTATCGTGGTTATGGAAAAAGGGCACATCGTGGCCCAGGGCAAACATGAAGAATTGCTTGAGACCTGTCCCCTGTACAAACGACTCTATCAGATGCAATTTGAAAATCTCTGTGATTCGGAGGACGAATAA
- a CDS encoding HD domain-containing protein: MKKIYTHIWEKALPYQDKRDDAGHAFITLEFAKQLVDLEQGKADVILPAIILHDTGWSQLSRAEWLVVFDTDSTPEQEMVVRLRHQEESVKIAQRVLQEMEYPSIQTVEILEIIAEHDTRQGFISKNEGLVRDADKLWRFSKTGFDADVERFKFDPHFLHDKIHNQIDRDGFFSCDTSRELATLELERRKREFTNAALTHPKDSTYAQAG; this comes from the coding sequence ATGAAGAAAATATACACCCATATATGGGAAAAGGCCCTGCCCTATCAGGATAAACGAGATGATGCAGGGCACGCGTTCATCACCCTGGAATTTGCCAAACAGCTCGTCGATCTCGAACAGGGAAAAGCCGATGTCATCCTCCCCGCCATCATCTTACATGACACTGGCTGGAGCCAACTTTCCCGAGCAGAATGGCTCGTGGTTTTCGATACGGACAGCACGCCTGAACAGGAAATGGTTGTCCGGCTTCGGCATCAGGAAGAGAGTGTCAAAATTGCCCAACGCGTTTTGCAGGAAATGGAGTATCCCTCCATCCAGACAGTTGAAATACTAGAAATAATCGCTGAACATGACACCAGACAGGGATTCATTTCGAAAAATGAAGGACTGGTTCGCGACGCAGACAAACTCTGGCGATTTTCAAAAACCGGATTTGACGCGGACGTGGAACGATTCAAATTCGATCCCCACTTTCTTCATGATAAAATACACAATCAAATAGACCGGGACGGTTTTTTCTCGTGCGACACATCGCGTGAACTCGCCACTCTCGAACTGGAAAGACGCAAACGTGAATTTACCAATGCGGCCCTGACGCATCCAAAAGATTCCACCTACGCTCAAGCCGGGTAA